TAAGCGGAAGCGAGCCTTGAGATGAGTTCTCCTGATACTTTAAGTATCCTAAAGGGTTGTCGGAGACTACGACGTTGATAGGTCAGGTGTGTAAGTGCTGTGAGGCATTGAGCTAACTGATACTAATTGCCCGTGAGGCTTAACCATACAACACCCAAGGGGTTTTGATTGGACTCAAACTAGAACATTGAATGTGTAAGAACTGAAAACAGCTTTCCAGATTAAAGAATTTGCTTGGCGACCATAGCGATTTGGACCCACCTGATTCCATGCCGAACTCAGAAGTGAAACGAATTAGCGCCGATGGTAGTGTGGGGCTTCCCCATGTGAGAGTAGGACATCGCCAGGCTTTAAATTATGAACACTTGTCAGCGACGACAAGTAGTCCACTGCGGAGTGGTAGTTCAGTTGGTTAGAATACCGGCCTGTCACGCCGGGGGTCGCGGGTTCGAGTCCCGTCCACTCCGCCACTTATTTAACCCGATGCGAAAGCGTCGGGTTTTTTAATATCTGAAGAAAAGTTCCTTTTGCAAAGGAATCGACTCTCATCGGATTGCAAGTCCAGCCGCTCTGCCACTTATTGTAAAGCCCTCACTAGGCATGCCCGCAAGAAATAGCAGGGATTTTTCATATTCAACGAAAATGAACTTAGGACTCTATATCGTAAGTATCTGTTCAGCTTCAAAATTTGATAGTCGGAAACGTTCAGTGTTTTTGATGCTTCACTTTGAGAAGATACTGCTGAGTTAGTGGTTCTCAAATCGATTTTCTCTTTTATATACCCGCATCCGTAGTTAAGTGATCTGAATTCCAAGCGTTACTATTTATCATGATATTTTATGTAAGTAGGCATGTATAAAGCGTTTAATAATTTAAATGTGATCTTTTATCTCTATGATTATTAAGAGTAAATTTAATGGCATTTCTATTATTATAGTTATTTTGTCGTTTCGATAATTGATGCCTATTGAACTAATTTACTAGCGGCGCTAAAACCCAACTAGTATTGCTAATGTAGTACTTCGAAGTTTAATTGGGTGGAGAAAGGCTTTGCGTTTGATAGGTATGCTATCCGCGGTTTGTTTGACTCTGTTGCTAACTACGGCAGCGGACGACGAGCTATTGCCTAAACAATCTGACAATTATACGGCAGTTCATCAATTACAATCTTTCAAAGCTAGTTCTATTTATAGTATTGAGGCAAAGCGACACGCCAACCCTTTACATACGCTGATCAGCCGAAATATTCAAAAGCCAACTGAACGCCAGGGGCATGGTGCCTCATTCCTTCCGGTTAGTGATTCGATTTATGCGCAAACCAACTCAATCAATGGGCATTATTATCGACAGTATGATGTTGATGTGGCATTAAGAGTTAAACAGCATTATGAATCAAACCTAATCTATCGATTTATTCATAGCCGACATACACCACAGCTTGTTTGAATGTATTTACTTGGTTTATGAGGTTATAAAATGTTGGATTCAATTATTGATGTTTTGATGGCGCTTTGGCATCAGGACTTTACTACGCTAATGACACCAGGCAGCGCTGCTATGGTTTACTTTGTTGTTGGTGCTCTGATCTTTTTAGAAAGTGGCTTTATTCCTGCCGCACCATTCCCTTGCGATAGCGTTGTGGTGTTATCTGGTACGTTGGCAGCTGTTGGGGTGTTAGACCCTATACTTATTCTCATCTTGATTGCGACATGCGCTGCTCTTGGTAGCTGGTCCGCTTATGTTCAAGGACGCTGGTTAAACCGCTTACCTAAGGTTCAAGGCTGGGTTAATGCGGTTCCGCAAAAGCGCTTGCAGCAAGTCGATGTGTTGTTGGGCAAGCACGGTTTAGTGGCACTATTTTGTGCTCGCTTTATTCCTGTGGTGCGTTCTTTGCTACCGTTGATGATGGGTATGCGTGCGAATAAAGTGAATAAGTTCCATTATTTCGCTTGGTTGAGTGCGATTCTATGGACGTTGCTACTGTGTTCTTTCGGTATGTTATTACCGTTACTACCAGAAAATATAAGTAAGCTTGTAACGATGGGCCTTATGGCTGCGCCTGTGATTACATTAGCTACCGCTATTCTTGGTTTTGTTACCGTGAAAGTACGTAAAGCATGGCAAGAACAAAACGCCGCTAAAGTGAAAGCGACGACTGAGAACGTAAAGCATTGAGCTACTCTTAGGCTTTAGGTCTATGATGATCTAAAAGCTCATAAACCGATACGAACGAAAAAGGCAGCCTATTTGGCTGCCTTTATTGTATTTCTATCTAAGAGATTAGTCACAACTCTTTTTCTGCTTGTTTCGCTCGTTCAATCATAGGTGTAATGGTTGAACCTTGAATTAGAATCGAGAATACAACAACCGAATAAGTCATTACGAGAATGATCTCTTTTACGTCGATTAGCTTGTCTGGAATAACCCATATCCCTGCTGGGATTGAAAGGGCCATTGCTAGAGCTAAACCGCCCCGTAAGCCACCCCAAGTCAAAATGCGAGTCGACCATGGGTTGTAGCTTCTATAGCGCTTAAAGCCGATATAAGAGAAGTAGACACTTAAGTAACGACCAGTCAGAACTAATGGAATCGCAAATGCCATCAAGATGAAGTCTTCTTTGTGGAATTCAAACAGCAGCATCGACATACCGATAAGAAGAAATAGTACCCCATTGAGAAATTCATCAACCAACTCCCAGAAGTGATCGAGATGGTCTTCACTCTCTTTGGAAAATCCGATATGGCGAGTCCAGTTACCAATCATTATCCCCGATACAACCATCGCTAGGGGGCCTGATACATGCAATACTTCTGCAAAAGCATAACCAGCTGTTGGAATCCCAATAGTGAGGAGCAACTCCATTGAATGATCGTTGGTTGCACTGATTAGATAGTGGAAGATTAAGCCAAGTACAAATCCATAGACAATGCCGCCGATGGCCTCTTGCAGGAATAGCATACTCACACTACTAAACGTTGGTGCTTCGTTACCAAATGCTACTGTATAGATGGTAACGAAGATGACTAAGCCAAAGCCATCGTTAAATAGGGATTCACCTTCAATCTGAGTTGAAATGCGTTTTGGTGCATTAAGCTTTTTAACGATAGCCAGTACAGCGATTGGATCGGTCGGTGAAATGAGAGCTCCGAACAATAGACAGTAAACTAGGTCAAAATGGATACCGATTAACTGACAAAAACCGTATAGGGCAAAACCGATAAAAAATGTCGAAAAGAGAGTGGCACCTAAAGCGAGAACGGTAATTTCCATTTCTGATCTTTAAGGTTTGAAAGTTTGATTCCTAAACCGCCAAAAGTAGAAAGCCAAAATACCTTTGAGAAGAAAATCTTCAAAATTTATTTTGGCCATGGTGTGAGAGGCGATTTCGGAGAGCTGGAACCAATCATTTTGACCCGCAATTAGAATCAATAATGACAACATCATAGAACCAGCAGTGATAGCGATGGTGGTTTGCATTTTGCCTATTTTGCTATTTATAAAGGCAATCAGCATTGCAGCGGCGGACAAAAAACAGAGTGTGTAATAGACCGACATAACAGGCCTCTTGTAAGACTAATTATGACTAAGAATATTGTGCTTATCTGCAACAAATGGCAAACACTATTTTATCAACCTTATATCAGTGAATTTGATTTTAGACGTCTATACTTCTGTTCTTTCTGTGTTAGGATGTAAGTCTAATCAAAGGAATGAGGCTGTATTGTGGGAAGTAATATTAGGCAACAGATAGAAGCACGGCTTAAACAACAAATTTTGCTGATTGATGGTGGTATGGGCACCATGATTCAAGGTTATAAGTTGGAAGAGCAAGACTATCGCGGAGAACGCTTTGCTGATTGGCATAGTGACCTAAAAGGTAACAATGATCTATTGGTTCTCACTCAGCCACAGCTTATTAAAGATATTCATCATCAGTATTTGGAAGCCGGGGCGGATATCCTTGAAACCAATACTTTTAACGCGACAACCATCGCGATGGCTGATTATGATATGCAAAGCCTTAGCGAGGAGATTAACTTCGCTGCAGCTCTGTTAGCCCGTGAAGCCGCTGATGAATGGACGGCAAAAACACCAGAGAAGCCACGTTATGTTGCAGGTGTACTTGGGCCAACAAACCGTACCTGTTCCATTTCACCGGACGTTAACGATCCCGGTTATCGTAACGTGTCATTTGATCAATTAGTTGAAGCTTATTCTGAGTCGACCCGTGCTTTGATCAAAGGCGGGTCAGATCTTATCCTAATTGAAACCATTTTCGATACCTTAAATGCCAAAGCTTGTGCTTTTGCGGTTGATTGTGTGTTTGAGGAACTAGGTATTGCATTACCTGTGATGATCTCTGGCACCATCACTGATGCTTCTGGGCGTACCCTATCCGGCCAAACTACCGAAGCTTTCTACAACTCATTACGTCACGTTAAACCTATTTCTTTTGGCCTGAACTGTGCGCTTGGCCCTGACGAGCTACGTCCTTATGTTGAAGAACTCTCACGTATTTCTGAAACCTTTATCTCAGCGCACCCTAATGCGGGCTTACCTAATGCTTTTGGTGAGTATGATCTTTCCCCTGAGGATATGGCAGAGCATGTACAAGAATGGGCGCAGAGTGGCTTTTTAAATCTGATTGGCGGCTGTTGTGGTACCACGCCTGAGCATATTCGCCATATGGCGATGGCTGTGGATGGTGTCTCTCCTCGCGTATTACCTGAGATTCAAGTCGCTTGTCGTCTATCAGGACTAGAGCCACTAACGATAGAAAAAGACACCCTGTTTGTGAATGTTGGTGAGCGAACTAACGTTACAGGTTCTGCTCGCTTTAAACGACTGATCAAAGAAGAGTTGTATGATGAAGCACTGGAAGTAGCTCGTCAGCAAGTGGAAAACGGCGCTCAGATCATCGATATCAACATGGATGAAGGCATGTTGGATGCCGAGGCGAG
Above is a window of Vibrio taketomensis DNA encoding:
- a CDS encoding DedA family protein → MLDSIIDVLMALWHQDFTTLMTPGSAAMVYFVVGALIFLESGFIPAAPFPCDSVVVLSGTLAAVGVLDPILILILIATCAALGSWSAYVQGRWLNRLPKVQGWVNAVPQKRLQQVDVLLGKHGLVALFCARFIPVVRSLLPLMMGMRANKVNKFHYFAWLSAILWTLLLCSFGMLLPLLPENISKLVTMGLMAAPVITLATAILGFVTVKVRKAWQEQNAAKVKATTENVKH